The following proteins are encoded in a genomic region of Xenopus laevis strain J_2021 chromosome 3L, Xenopus_laevis_v10.1, whole genome shotgun sequence:
- the tlx3.L gene encoding T-cell leukemia homeobox protein 3 has protein sequence MDQPTTTPVTPSPAQSQQQQHEPISFGIDQILSSSDQENSSQLSAVARGSEGASYLGSPISRPSAPYSSLSASFPAGIGATFDETGCYSVNLSLAPAGVIRVPAHRPIPGAVPPPISSAIPSMPAVPGLGSLNFPWMESSRRFVKERLTAAAALTPFTVTRRIGHPYQNRTPPKRKKPRTSFSRVQICELEKRFHRQKYLASAERAALAKSLKMTDAQVKTWFQNRRTKWRRQTAEEREAERQQANRLMLQLQHDAFQKSLSDSIQPDPLCLHNTSLFALQNLQPWEEEQSKIPPVTSLV, from the exons ATGGATCAGCCAACAACTACTCCTGTTACTCCTAGTCCCGCACagagccagcagcagcagcacgagccCATCAGTTTTGGGATTGATCAGATCTTGAGCAGCTCCGATCAGGAAAACTCTTCTCAATTATCCGCCGTCGCCAGGGGGTCGGAGGGCGCCAGTTACCTGGGAAGCCCAATCAGCCGCCCCAGCGCCCCTTACTCCTCCCTGTCCGCTTCTTTCCCTGCTGGTATCGGGGCCACGTTTGATGAGACTGGATGTTACAGTGTTAATCTGAGTCTGGCCCCTGCCGGAGTCATTAGAGTGCCAGCTCATCGGCCCATACCCGGCGCAGTCCCACCTCCCATCTCTAGTGCCATCCCCTCCATGCCAGCTGTGCCCGGCCTTGGCAGCCTCAACTTTCCCTGGATGGAAAGCAGCAGGAGGTTCGTGAAAGAAAGATTAACAG CTGCAGCAGCCCTGACGCCTTTCACTGTGACCCGCAGAATTGGGCACCCCTATCAGAACCGAACCCCACCCAAGCGCAAAAAGCCTCGTACGTCTTTCTCAAGGGTGCAGATCTGCGAGCTGGAGAAGCGATTTCATCGCCAGAAGTACCTGGCATCTGCAGAAAGAGCGGCTTTAGCCAAATCGCTCAAAATGACAGACGCTCAAGTCAAAACGTGGTTCCAAAATAGGAGGACAAAGTGGAG GAGGCAGACAGCAGAAGAGAGAGAAGCGGAGAGGCAGCAGGCGAACAGACTGATGCTTCAGCTCCAACACGACGCGTTTCAGAAATCGCTGAGCGATTCCATTCAGCCGGATCCTTTGTGTTTGCACAACACGTCGCTATTTGCACTTCAAAACTTGCAGCCTTGGGAGGAAGAGCAGTCGAAAATCCCTCCAGTTACCTCATTAGTGTAA